AACTCCTGGTGGCGACGGGCCGGCAGCCCAACACAGCGGCCCTGAATCTTGACCGGGCGGGAGTGCGGGTCGGCCCGCGGGGCGAGGTAATCGTGGACGATCACCTGCGCACCAGCGTGCCCCACATCTACGCCGCCGGCGACGTCACCCTCGGCCCGCAGTTCGTCTACGTAGCCGCGCATGAGGGCGCCGTGGCCGCCGACAACGCCCTGGGTGTCGCGGACCGCCGGGTAGACCTGCGCGTCCTGCCCCGGGTCACGTTCACCACGCCGGCCATCGCCAGTGTGGGGCTCACCGAGACCGAGGCCCGGGCGGCCGGTCACGCGGTGCGCACATCTGTGCTCCCGCTCGACGCAGTTCCGAGGGCGCTGGCCAACCGGGAGACCACCGGGGTATTCAAGTTGATCGCCGACGCCGATACCGGCCGCCTGCTGGGCGCCCACGTGGTGGCGGAGAACGCCGGCGACGTGATCTACGCCGCCACGCTGGCGGTCAAGTTCGGCCTGACGATCCAGGACCTGCAGGAGACGCTCTCTCCCTACCTGACCATGGCCGAGGGGCTCAAGCTGGCGCCCCTCACCTTCGACGTCGACGTCTCCCGGCTCTCCTGCTGTGCAGGGTAGACGGGGCGAGCACGTGCGGTGGATGCAGTCGATGGCGGGACCACGCGGCAACTCCTCCCACAAGGGCTCGGGAGGCTAAACTTGCCACGTAGTCCCGCCACCTGCGTGTGGTACCCGATCCCGCCCGCTGTGTCGCCCCGGGCGGGATCAAGCAACTGTCGACTCACCGGCAAATCCTCGACCGGTTGGGTGGAAACACCCACCAATCAGGATGTCTCCGGCCCGGGCGAGCCCCTGTGAGCACCTCATCTTGACAAGACGATACCCCCGTGGGGTATGTTATAGCTGAACGGAGCGTGATGTCCATGAGTGAGCCGCGGATCGCAGCGGGCGCAGCGGATTCCCGGGCTGAAAAGGTCGTTGCGCCTGTGCTCTCACCCACCGTGTGTGAAACTACCTGCGAGCGGCGCATGACGCCCTACGCCGACCGGAAGAAGCTCCTGGACCGGCTGCGCCGCATCGAGGGCCAGGTCCGGGGACTGCAGCGGATGGTGGAAGAGGAGCGCTACTGCGTGGATGTGCTGATCCAGGTGGCGGCCGTACGCGCCGCCCTGGACGCCGTGGCCCTCCAGCTCCTGGAGCAGCACACCCACCACTGCGTCCAGGACGCCATCCGCAGCGGCAACGGCGATGAGGCCATCGACGAGGTCCTGGCCGTGGTCAAGCGCTTGTTGTAGCCGGGCAAGGAGGGATGACCGTGAGCGACGTGGCCGTGAAGGACAGAACTGCCGCCGGTACGGGGGGCCAGCGCAAGGACGCCACTTCAGGGGCCGAGTTGACCCTGCCCGTGGAGGGCATGACATGCGCCGCCTGTGCCAACCGCATTGAAAAAGGGCTGAAGCGGCTGGACGGCGTGATGGAGACGGCGGTGAACCTGGCCACCAACCGCGCCCGCGTCCGGTTCGATCCGGCGCGGGTGAGCGCGGCGGACATGGCGGCCCGCGTCAGGGATCTGGGCTACGAGGTCCCCATGCAACAGGCCCGCCTGTCCATCGAGGGCATGACCTGCGCCTCCTGTGTCAACCGGGTCGAGAGAGCGCTGCGCCAGCTGCCGGGCGTCGTCGACGCGGCCGTGAACCTGGCGACCAACACGGGCACGGTCCGGTACGTCCCCGGCGCGGTGGATGTGGCGGACATGGTGCGGGCCGTGCGCGACGCCGGTTACGAGGCCAACCCGCTGGAGGACACGGGCGACGAGAGCGATGCGGCCCGCCAGCGCGAGATCCGCGGCTGGTGGAACCGGTTCCTGCTGGGCGCGGTCCTCTCGCTGCCGCTGCTGGTGGCCATGGCCGGCCATGTCTTCAAGTGGCATGGCCCGGTGATGGACGTGTTGAGCAATGGCTGGGTGCAACTGGCCCTGGCGACACCCGTCCAGTTCTATGTGGGCTGGGTCTTTTACCGCGATTCCTACTACAACCTGAAGAACCGCAATGCCAACATGTCGGTGCTGGTTGCCCTGGGCACCACGGCCGCGTACGCTTACAGCCTGG
This is a stretch of genomic DNA from Thermaerobacter sp. PB12/4term. It encodes these proteins:
- a CDS encoding metal-sensitive transcriptional regulator, with amino-acid sequence MSEPRIAAGAADSRAEKVVAPVLSPTVCETTCERRMTPYADRKKLLDRLRRIEGQVRGLQRMVEEERYCVDVLIQVAAVRAALDAVALQLLEQHTHHCVQDAIRSGNGDEAIDEVLAVVKRLL